A region of the Vibrio sp. YMD68 genome:
AGGTGCTTCTATCATTGGCGGCTGTTGCGGTATCCACCCAGAGCATATACAAGCCCTTGATCACTTCAGACAGACTAAGTTGCGTTGAAGGTCTTCTTGACTCATAGATAATCACGCGTCACTTTATCGTGAAACAAAGAGATCCGGCTCAGTACATTCTTCAAATTATCTTTTTCGAGGGCCGTCAGGTCATTGATCGCTAGCACATCGTTCACTTTGCGTAAGTCGGTGTATTCGACCAACTGATTCATAAACCTCAATTGCCAAATATGATCGAAAATATAAATCATTTCGCGGCAGGTTTCAGCGTCCAGTTCCTTGTAAAACAGCATGCTTTTAAGTCGCGTCATGGTATTCACGGCCCGAATATCATGCTTTAACGCGTAGATTCGACAAAAGATCTCCATCGGACGTAGACAATCTTTCAAGTTCAATGACTCTTTACCGTCGTAGGATTCTGTCTCGATTTCCTGAGCAGCATTTAGCGGGCGTTCATAAGACAAACAGTGTTTCGCATAAATAGGGAAGAACTCTGGATGCTTGTTGAGCACATGCTGAATATGAGATTGAATACCATCCACTAGCCCTTCACTGCCGTACGTTGAGCGGATATCAAAAAATACGTTCAGTTCAAGAATGGATTCTGGAGAGGCTTGTGTAATCCATCGACTAAAATTATCGTTCCACTCTTTTTGACTCAAGCACCATTGATGATTCGAGGCCATGATGAATCCATCGCAATAGCTGTAACCTGCCTGGTTGAGCATGCCACAGACCTTTTCTGCTAGATGGAGAAAATAACGCCGGATAGATTTCAGATCCGCATCGTCTGGGGTTTCAAAAACAATTGCGTTGTCTTGATCGGAAAACAGCGTCATATCATGTCGAGCGTTACTGCCAAACGAAATGAACGAAAACGGCACCGGAGGCGGGCCAATATCGTCTATGGTTAGATCAATAAAACGGCATATTGCGGCATCATAAGTGCTGCCAATGAGGCGACGAAGATAATCAGGCCGCGAGCCCACCTCTATCATCTCTCGAATAAGGTCGGGCAGTTGATTGAGCGACTCAACCACTTGTCCATGACTGATCCCCTGTTCGATTTCCGACACGATGTTACTGCTCACTTTTTGGTAATCGGTAATTTGGTTTACCGGACCAAAACTGGTGCCATAGATTTTACGGACAATCGGTCTAAATGAGATCACGTGACCCAATTTTTCAGACAGAAATATCTTAGACGTACTCAGCAAAATATCGATAGGCTTACCACTTTTGGTCAATATCTGCGCTTCGTATTCCCCGGGCTCGGCGACGTCATTAAAAAGCAGCAGTAAATGTTGCAAGACTTCGGTGTTTTGAGGGCTAGCGGAAAAGAGTTTTTTCCAGATAGAATGCGCTCTGAGCTCGGTATCCGTATAGCCAAGCAGTTGATGAAGACGAGTGTTTGAAAAGACGATATGCCCATCAGCTTCCAGAATGTAGCCTTCGTTTGACGATTCAACCAGCGCACGATAACGATCTTTGGCTTCATACAAC
Encoded here:
- a CDS encoding DUF294 nucleotidyltransferase-like domain-containing protein, translated to MKTADHAARTEQLFGIRGEDIHQWIDGFFDHNGVEHSHRMAKNVDFDPYDHRRFRHCKEALAEACLEFGDRYTHTQIKNVFETHIRDDYEGYLPSRADFQNGTFTAKYHEATHSGALNEVLDTTEFAEYFEGLRASKDDHSQPLSKFNFRIVLPTVAAIVLFVTSIFYVILPLVEHSLMNQKRQMLQELTSSAVSIVDSYVALEQQGVLTLEEAQNRAAADIKTMRYGTDNKDYFFITDMHPRMIMHPYRSDLKGQDLTHYSDNATANDKSTLSEQESAGITSVFVEITKLVNASQQGFIEYQWQWHDDPDITAPKMTYVEGVEQWQWVIGTGVYLEDVQQDIQKLESTLYRVFLVITLGLIGIMGYVISQSKAMDIRKRRAELALYEAKDRYRALVESSNEGYILEADGHIVFSNTRLHQLLGYTDTELRAHSIWKKLFSASPQNTEVLQHLLLLFNDVAEPGEYEAQILTKSGKPIDILLSTSKIFLSEKLGHVISFRPIVRKIYGTSFGPVNQITDYQKVSSNIVSEIEQGISHGQVVESLNQLPDLIREMIEVGSRPDYLRRLIGSTYDAAICRFIDLTIDDIGPPPVPFSFISFGSNARHDMTLFSDQDNAIVFETPDDADLKSIRRYFLHLAEKVCGMLNQAGYSYCDGFIMASNHQWCLSQKEWNDNFSRWITQASPESILELNVFFDIRSTYGSEGLVDGIQSHIQHVLNKHPEFFPIYAKHCLSYERPLNAAQEIETESYDGKESLNLKDCLRPMEIFCRIYALKHDIRAVNTMTRLKSMLFYKELDAETCREMIYIFDHIWQLRFMNQLVEYTDLRKVNDVLAINDLTALEKDNLKNVLSRISLFHDKVTRDYL